One window of the Bacillota bacterium genome contains the following:
- a CDS encoding extracellular solute-binding protein codes for MRRAVLFLCLLVALQCVPAWAEPVTITFWHIWGGDRLPLVDYVIEEFERLHPDIKVEHQLLTAGERYQKILLGAASETTADVVMVGAESIELGRLGALIPLNEFIEREGLQLDEIFYPFIIPLIEDRGSIYYLPQLGGPQNNLLYYNKTMFEEVGLDSRRAPETWRELEDYARKLMRFDGDRITRMGVDVVGHPYVDGRAAQVLEWMVNNGALAWDGQEVLFNTPAGVDTLQWMLDFTNEINRTYSSINVFYSMVGGGNAEESFLTETAAMCLSGPWTYFQAQNRLVDTGIGLRPHNDQEFRAYAGASWGYGISTASKHKEAAWEFVKFMTMAQEGAGWFTLQQARPSAVMEFNRDPEYFNMNPYWPVIIQGFESAIPLPSAPSETNRVLFDMVTSVIQEGMDPQSAVTEAHRQLQRLFDEWN; via the coding sequence ATGCGAAGAGCTGTACTGTTTCTTTGCCTGTTGGTTGCTCTGCAGTGTGTGCCCGCCTGGGCAGAACCGGTGACCATCACCTTCTGGCACATTTGGGGTGGCGACCGCTTGCCTTTGGTGGATTATGTGATCGAGGAGTTTGAACGGCTGCATCCGGATATCAAGGTGGAGCATCAGCTGCTCACCGCCGGTGAACGGTACCAAAAGATCCTGTTGGGAGCAGCGTCGGAGACGACGGCCGATGTGGTGATGGTGGGGGCTGAATCCATCGAATTGGGCCGGCTCGGTGCTCTCATCCCTTTGAATGAGTTCATCGAGAGGGAAGGACTGCAGCTTGATGAGATCTTCTATCCCTTTATCATTCCCTTGATTGAGGACCGGGGGAGTATCTACTACTTGCCCCAGTTGGGTGGTCCGCAAAACAACCTGCTGTATTACAACAAAACCATGTTTGAAGAGGTGGGACTGGACAGTCGGCGGGCGCCGGAAACCTGGCGGGAGCTGGAAGACTACGCCCGCAAATTGATGCGTTTTGACGGTGATCGCATCACCCGCATGGGTGTTGATGTGGTGGGTCATCCTTACGTTGATGGACGGGCGGCGCAAGTGCTGGAGTGGATGGTGAACAATGGCGCTTTGGCCTGGGACGGTCAGGAAGTGTTGTTTAACACCCCGGCGGGCGTCGATACCCTGCAGTGGATGCTGGATTTCACCAACGAGATCAATCGTACCTATAGTAGCATCAACGTCTTCTACTCGATGGTTGGTGGTGGGAATGCGGAGGAGTCGTTCCTGACGGAAACCGCGGCCATGTGTCTCAGTGGTCCCTGGACCTACTTCCAGGCCCAAAACCGCTTGGTTGACACGGGTATCGGTCTGCGCCCGCACAACGACCAAGAGTTTCGGGCCTATGCGGGGGCTAGTTGGGGCTATGGGATCTCCACCGCTAGCAAGCACAAGGAAGCAGCCTGGGAGTTTGTTAAGTTCATGACCATGGCCCAAGAGGGGGCCGGTTGGTTCACCCTGCAACAGGCCCGGCCGTCGGCGGTCATGGAGTTTAACCGGGATCCGGAATACTTCAACATGAATCCCTACTGGCCGGTGATTATCCAAGGGTTTGAGAGTGCCATCCCCTTGCCTTCAGCTCCCTCCGAGACCAACCGGGTTCTCTTCGATATGGTTACCAGTGTGATCCAAGAAGGTATGGATCCGCAAAGCGCAGTTACCGAGGCTCACCGGCAGCTGCAGAGGCTGTTTGACGAATGGAACTAA